One window of Artemia franciscana chromosome 16, ASM3288406v1, whole genome shotgun sequence genomic DNA carries:
- the LOC136036852 gene encoding keratin-associated protein 19-2-like produces MMKLFVFLALFAIGFCALAEEKKEADVEGSESFLPSYGFGYGSRLGYGYGGLNGLYGAGIHRGLYSPYYGGYGYGAGLGLW; encoded by the exons atgatgaaacttTTC GTATTCCTTGCTCTTTTTGCTATTGGCTTCTGTGCACTAGCAGAGGAAAAGAAAGAAGCTGACGTCGAAGGAAGTGAATCATTTCTTCCAAGCTATGGTTTCGGCTATGGATCAAGGCTAGGCTATGGCTATGGTGGACTCAATGGGCTATATGGGGCTGGTATTCATAGAGGTCTTTACAGTCCGTATTATGGAGGATATGGCTATGGTGCAGGATTGGGCCTCTGGTGA